The following proteins are encoded in a genomic region of Deltaproteobacteria bacterium:
- a CDS encoding type II toxin-antitoxin system HicB family antitoxin, producing MKSKTQATSHAPETVLSYTAVFHPAEEGGFWVSVPALPGCFSQGDTFEEARQNVAESIRCHVDGLVKDGESVPTEKHAPLQVRKVRVGVASVA from the coding sequence ATGAAATCGAAGACTCAGGCAACGAGCCACGCGCCCGAAACCGTACTTTCCTACACCGCTGTTTTCCACCCTGCGGAAGAAGGCGGGTTCTGGGTATCCGTCCCCGCACTGCCGGGCTGCTTCAGCCAGGGCGACACCTTTGAGGAAGCACGGCAGAACGTCGCCGAGTCGATCCGCTGCCATGTGGACGGTCTTGTCAAGGACGGAGAATCCGTCCCGACGGAAAAACACGCTCCACTCCAAGTTCGAAAGGTCCGCGTCGGCGTCGCATCGGTGGCCTGA